In Actinoplanes derwentensis, the following proteins share a genomic window:
- a CDS encoding sensor histidine kinase gives MSIAERVRTALPRQPNLRKISLRTKLVASVLALVFAALALISASSTYALNQFMLDRMDAQLKSFAQDALRLSNEQARVKIFLPPDYYVARTAVSGVGTHSYDTKVLTPDELPELDIGIDEISAHIQDPYTVRSEDGHYVWRMVVARLDNGDVLYVAQMMTGVDAAIARLIWVDFLVGVGVLIALATVGAALVRQTLVPLVQIERTAARIAAGDLSQRVPDPEEQGEPTTELGRLSSALNAMLAQIESAFIARALSEQAARAAEQVSRDNADAALRSEARALESEQKMRQFVADASHELRTPLTTIRGFAELYRQGAVSDPEQVARLVRRIEDEASRMGLLVEDLLLLARLDRERPLTLAPVELPVLAMDAVQAAQATAPDRAVELEIRDEPERLVAFGDDARLRQVIGNLVTNALVHTPPEASVTVRLFAGSGDSAVVEVSDTGPGLSPEQSERVFERFYRADEARTRKTDREATGTGLGLAIVAAIVRAHQGSVEVVSETGRGATFRVTLPTINQDKSFTENVQG, from the coding sequence ATGAGCATCGCCGAGCGGGTGCGCACAGCGCTTCCCCGCCAGCCCAACCTGCGCAAGATCTCGTTACGGACCAAACTGGTCGCCTCGGTGCTGGCGCTGGTCTTCGCGGCCCTCGCCCTGATCAGCGCGTCGAGCACCTATGCGCTGAACCAGTTCATGCTCGACCGGATGGACGCGCAGCTCAAGTCGTTCGCCCAGGACGCGCTGCGGCTGAGCAACGAGCAGGCCCGTGTCAAGATCTTCCTGCCACCGGACTACTACGTGGCCCGGACCGCGGTGTCCGGAGTCGGCACCCATTCGTACGACACCAAGGTCCTGACCCCGGACGAGCTTCCGGAGCTGGACATCGGTATCGACGAGATCAGCGCGCACATCCAGGACCCGTACACGGTCCGCTCCGAGGACGGGCACTACGTCTGGCGGATGGTGGTCGCCCGGCTGGACAACGGCGACGTGCTGTACGTCGCCCAGATGATGACCGGTGTCGACGCGGCGATCGCCCGGCTGATCTGGGTCGACTTCCTGGTCGGGGTGGGTGTGCTGATCGCGCTGGCCACGGTCGGTGCCGCCCTGGTGCGGCAGACCCTGGTACCGCTGGTGCAGATCGAACGCACCGCGGCCCGGATCGCGGCCGGCGACCTCAGCCAGCGGGTGCCCGACCCGGAGGAGCAGGGCGAGCCCACCACCGAGCTGGGCCGGCTCTCCAGCGCGCTGAACGCGATGCTCGCCCAGATCGAGTCGGCCTTCATCGCCCGCGCGCTGTCCGAGCAGGCCGCGCGGGCCGCCGAGCAGGTCTCTCGGGACAACGCCGACGCGGCTCTGCGCTCCGAGGCGCGGGCCCTGGAGTCCGAGCAGAAGATGCGGCAGTTCGTCGCGGACGCCTCGCACGAACTGCGGACCCCGCTGACCACCATCCGCGGGTTCGCCGAGCTCTACCGGCAGGGTGCCGTCTCCGATCCGGAGCAGGTGGCCCGGCTGGTCCGCCGGATCGAGGACGAGGCCTCCCGGATGGGCCTGCTCGTCGAGGACCTGCTACTGCTGGCCCGGCTGGACCGGGAGCGGCCGCTCACCCTGGCCCCGGTCGAGTTGCCGGTGCTCGCGATGGACGCGGTGCAGGCGGCCCAGGCGACCGCGCCGGATCGGGCGGTGGAGCTGGAGATCCGCGACGAGCCGGAGCGTCTGGTGGCGTTCGGGGACGACGCCCGTCTCCGGCAGGTGATCGGCAACCTGGTCACCAACGCCCTGGTGCACACCCCGCCGGAGGCCTCGGTGACGGTGCGGCTCTTCGCCGGGTCGGGGGACAGCGCTGTGGTCGAGGTATCGGACACCGGTCCTGGGCTGAGTCCGGAGCAGTCCGAGCGGGTCTTCGAGCGGTTCTATCGGGCCGACGAGGCGCGCACTCGCAAGACCGACCGGGAGGCCACCGGGACCGGTCTGGGGCTGGCGATCGTGGCGGCCATCGTGCGGGCGCACCAAGGTTCCGTGGAGGTTGTGTCCGAAACGGGCCGTGGAGCCACGTTCCGCGTGACTTTGCCGACCATAAATCAGGATAAAAGCTTCACAGAAAACGTCCAGGGGTAA